The Synechococcales cyanobacterium T60_A2020_003 genome includes the window TTGATCTCGGCCTTGCCTTAGCGGGGCCACTCCTGGGAACGGTCGCGGATCAGGTGGGCTATGCCAATCTTTTTGGATTTTGTGGTGGGTTAACCGGACTGGGGATCTTGATTTTCCTGACGTGCTCCAGCAAGGACGTAGCCCATTCCCTGCGTTTTGCCCTAGGGCGTGGCCGGGATGTTTACGCCGTGGATTAAGTCCCGTCTGACGCATCGGCTTGATTGATGAGGTGTCCTTAAAGTACTTAACAAATGTTCACAAAAAGGTGTAGGGTTATCGTTAGGTATATTTACCTTATCGTCCCTTTAGCGTCGGACAGAAGAAGAAGTGTTTTGAGCGTCTGTTCTGTCTACGCGTCGCGGCAGTGGCAGGGAAGTAACCTGCGGTTGAGTGGTTTCACCTCTTAAGGCTCTTGCACAAACAACGATTTGCAGCGGGATCTTTAGGATGGCACGCTGAGTGAGTTTGTTCTGACGTTCAGGGCAGACTCTATCCTTCTAGGTAGATTCAGCACAATTCTCCAAGCGAGACGCTACGCGACCGTCTTTGGCATCTGTGACGTACAAGTCTGGGCACGCTGTGGATCAGATTGCAATCACAGATTATGGAGAGACGACTGCGGCGATGGCTGTTCACAATCATGACGGCGAGTGATTAAAATCCCATGCTTAACAATGTCACGTCAATAACTGACACCAGCTTTAATACCCACCTTTTTAAATCTCAGTCTTGGACTTTACTGTATTTTTGGGCGCGGTGGTCAGGCCCCTGTCGTCTTCTGTCCCTCTTTATGGAGCATTCTGCAAAAGTGTATGGCGATCGCCTTCAGGTTCTCAAGATTGATACTGATCTAAGTCCTGCCCTTGCCAAGTACTATCAAGTGCATCATGTTCCTACCCTACACTTGCTGTAC containing:
- a CDS encoding thioredoxin family protein yields the protein MLNNVTSITDTSFNTHLFKSQSWTLLYFWARWSGPCRLLSLFMEHSAKVYGDRLQVLKIDTDLSPALAKYYQVHHVPTLHLLYRGELVDSVEGVLSRPQLEQMLSAHLLKVPVP